One Colius striatus isolate bColStr4 chromosome 10, bColStr4.1.hap1, whole genome shotgun sequence genomic region harbors:
- the RGS13 gene encoding regulator of G-protein signaling 13: MNPNTCWLCKIFRAEENGIHSKVSLEEVLQWSQSFEKLITSRYGPVIYKTYLKTEHSDENIEFWLACEAYKKITSQRKRNSVARKLFTSYIQPEAPNEINIDSPARKAITRNIQEPTQSCFDEAQRIIYLHMERDSYPRFLESKFYQKLKCSLQTNDNNSTTS, from the exons ATGAACCCAAATACTTGTTGGCTTTGCAAGATATtcagagcagaagaaaatggGATCCACTCCAA agTGTCTTTAGAGGAAGTGCTACAATGGTCCCAGTCTTTTGAAAAGCTGATAACAAGTAGAT ATGGGCCTGTGATCTACAAGACCTACTTGAAGACAGAGCACAGTGATGAAAACATAGAGTTCTGGCTAGCTTGTGAAGCTTATAAGAAGATCACatcacagaggaaaaggaattCTGTTGCCAGAAAACTTTTTACAAGTTATATTCAACCTGAGGCTCCCAATGAG ATTAACATTGACAGTCCTGCAAGGAAAGCAATTACAAGGAATATTCAAGAGCCAACACAGTCCTGTTTTGATGAAGCACAGAGAATAATTTACTTGCACATGGAAAGAGATTCTTATCCGAGATTTCTTGAGTCAAAGTTCTATCAAAAACTCAAATGCAGCCTTCAAACTAATGACAACAATTCAACGACAAGTTAA